The genomic stretch ACAAACTCTACCGCAAGTTTAGAAgctgttaacaaaaaaactagaaaTGTGCACGATGGCAAGTTTGTTTACTGTCTAGGCAAAGTCCACTTTTTTACTGACGTGTCAGTGGCTATGGTGGCTCAGGCTAATCACTAACCCATTGtcttcctacacacacacacacacacacacacacacacacacacacacacacacacacacacacaaacactgagctACCACTCTTGACTTATACACCGAGATGTCTAGAACATAAGCAACGACTGGCACACAACTCTGTGCTCTTTTAGTCTGTTGTCTCGTATAGCAAGCTAAACAGATAAATTGACAGACATGACTCATACGCTAACCTCAATTGGATCTACACACACTGGACAAAATGTCCTCACAAGTATATTTGTGGTCAGTCCTTACAAGAACAGCTAAACCAAATTATGTACCCAGATTAATGGTTCACCTAATATATGCTGCTCAGAAGTTGCAGGGTGTTGTGCGTTGCCTTCAATTTCAGCTGAAAGGAGTTTCAACATTTAACACAAGTCAGAAATGGAAAATGATTTAGACTAATTTACGGCTCTCAGTTTCTGCTAATTTACATGCTTTGTGTGTCAGCTGCAGGACACGTACACGTGCCTAGCTGGGTCTGGGTGGCTGCAGGGATCTTCAACTTCTTGGCCTATACACTCGGTGAGTCCTAACCCCCCCCGCAGCCCGTGTGTGTTGTTCTTCTCCGACTTTTCAAGGGGCGCCGGGGAAAATTCTTCCCCAACGGAATGCATGCTATCAGACTCTATTCATAACCAGTAACATGTCTTCTGCTAGGATGTACTGTGCCTGATATCCAGGAGGTTTGGATATATTTAATTCTGTTTCATCACATTTCCTTAGATGAACAAGGTCTCGTGTGTTGAAATGGGATTGTTTATGAGAGATGTGCAATCATGAAGTGCTTGAATCAGGCACAAACTGATAGCAAATCAACATGATGCCACTCCTTCAGTCAGCAGGGTTGTTAGTTGAATGTACTGGTTTGCGAGAAGATATGGCaaaaacatgattaatattTCATACTGTACGTACAATATGTGTTTCAGTTGTATATCAATGATATCAAGTCTATATCTAATACTATAATAAAGTGTTATAAGAGTAAGTAGTCCTGTGACGGAAACAAATTTTGCTGGACTGTAAATTGTCCCAAATATGACGTTCTGAGACCATTTTCATCCAATGTAATGATAATGGCATAATAATGAAGGGACACATTTTCAAAGATCGGTAAACTGTTATTTCTAGAGAATATTTAAACTGGAACTGGAAGACATtttagccctcatgttgtcctcgggtcaaattgacccatttgtctatatcatttttctttttaactccccaaaataacatgattgattccacacaacgctctttggcaagtacaattctctacttttattaattttggggtgtgttaatcagttttatagcatttggaaaaaaaagtgaggggctttgaaatagtattgagtaaaagttgacatattccagtctgggattatccatcaacatccaatcctttcattttagtctaaataattcctaatttctgcttttctagctCAAACGTTAgatttaatttcctataaatgaggtttattaaccataaattcTAAAAGTAACTTTAAactaataagttagtgttacatagtcttgaaaacgtcaaaagtgacaaaaaaaagtgttgaaaaaagggacaaaaatgcaAGAACAAGGCAAACATTGCTAAAAAGCGTCggcaaaagtgttgatttttaatggGTTaaatatgtgtctgtctgccacATGGCGAGTAAATGTATCAAAATAGTTCTGTTTTTAGCCATAATTTTGAAGGGTGCAGCTACTTTCTTCTGCGTTGCGAGGGCgggcccccacacacacacacacacacacacacacacagaggctggCACACAGCAGACGCCAGCCAGCAAATCACTTCGGTTCACTGATAGCTGTTGTTTACTTCCGGCTAATTCCTTAAGTAGTAAGTGGGGATCTTTGGCAAATGGATCTTGGAAATTAAATAACCGATCATTAACCGTTGACCGGCCAGCAGGTAACGGAGTCCCAGTTCACCGTCCGGGAGCCTCTGACACACTGACAGCGGCCAGCTGCCGGCTTGTTCCGGTTAATGTTCTGTGCTTTGTCGGACACATCCAGCCACTTTCGTGAGGGCGCTTGCGAGACTGACGAGTCCCCAGCAGCCCGTGGCGTGGATGTCAGAGCGACAGGTTTTCAACTGTGTGGTTTGGATGaaagggtgaaaacaggacGCCGAGTAACACGGGGGATATTGCTCATatcctctatttttttttttttttttttttttgcattgcattgcattgcattgcattgcattgcattgcattgcatttcctctgtccctctctttctctccaccaGGAGTCCCGCCTCCCCACACAAAGACCTATGCGAGTGTAGAGGGTTCACTCCTCGTTATGCTAAGGAACCGAGAGTTGTCATCCAGTGACtttggtagagagagagagaaggaaaacagGCATGCAAATGGAAAATTTCCATtcccatattttttttattttttttatcgtGCGGTTAACTGATTTATCGACTATCGCAACAGGCCTAGTGGTAGGTTTTGCCATAGCAAACGTTATACTTCTCAACTCAAAATAAGAGTTTagatgactttttttaatgaaatgtgtgtgtcaccaTGCCATGGAAGGAAACATGGTGGGAGAAGCAGGTCATAAAACAACGGTGGGGAAATGAATTCGATACACTCTGCCTTCTCTTAACAActtgcccttgagcaagacatttCAAGCTGGAATATGATCCCAGCATTCATAGCATCCTGGAACAACTATAGCTGTCAACATGGACAACTTGTCCCCGAGTGTCCTCTGAGTGGTTTCAGTTCACATAAATGGGGCTCTACGGTTTTATTTAAAGCTTCCCTAATGTGGaaattatgaatgtgtgtcatgTGAAGAGTTGTTTGCAGCTCATATTTTGGATGGAGGACCCGAAAAAAACGTAACTAATGCAGTTTTAATTGCATGTAAAGTGGAGATCGTTGTGCTCCAGGTCAGGAATTAAAAGGACGTTTTGACTTAATGGTTGAATGGTTATAATTTGGTGCGATCATCCCATGCATTTAAATGAGATTGTAATTTGCGATGGCTGCACGGTATGAGGAAAATAAGCAGTACAGTTGTTGAAtattgcaaaaacaacaatactgGCGATAAATAATCAGGGAAATGTTCTcggttctgcatttctgctgctttcaggaTCCTGCTAAAATACAGCAGTGGCTTGTTGATTTCAAAACTAATTAAAGGAAATTCTTTTGCTGTTGAATTGAATCTAAAAggcaccacaaaaaaagaacaacggttacaattaaaaatgcagttttctactgataaaGAATTGCAAAATGCCACAGTCTTTTGTGATATGTGTATTGCCCTGTTGTGGTGacgatttataaaaaaaaaaaaagctacattatGCAGCCCTGTGCCACACCCTTCGTACTCTCCACCCTGAATCCTTTGAGCAAGATAAATCCCATTAGCAGAGCAATATGTAAACCGTAAGGTGGGATATTAAGCATGACTAATGATTGGACATTGTACTGACAGATTTCCAAAATAAGAGCCCCCAAATATCAGTAAGCGCGACACGTGACATTGCAATTTGTAGCAATGCTTCATAAATAATTAACTGAACATTCCTAAGCTCATAGGAGTTCTATTAGAAATGCCAGGGGGATGAACTGAATTTGATCTCTCAGAATATATTTAATAGCTGGCTTTCTGACCGTGCCCGAGTCATATAGATGCCCTCACATATTCCCCGGGCTTTGACAGCcaaataaatagatttattttacagtcagattcctttcctgtctgtttgtgtgactAGAAACATGCACTCAGTACATGTCCGTTCTTTTGAGGATATGTTTGAAGATTACTTCCATGTGCTCGCAGGCAGGTTTTATCCAACAAACCCTGagtttctctctgtgtcctctCTCGTTCAGAGCCAATCACAAAGAACAATGAACGCCActgaactttcttttatcatccattttgacagtcagttataactgaaaaagaacatactctgagagcacggttcctcAAACGGtgcctgtttttccacaacgtgttttcattcatgaattgcaagcattaaatcgtcaccaacacggtcatgcagcacatcattagaaagcttaaagtcttgtgattccatcaagcccccgcacaaagcataaggtgacttacagcggttataatcacgttatgaagttaagaaacactgcaccgtttctgtctaaatcgagcgtgcatccctacctttgtccttgtgtctttatccacagcggtgaaagatagtcataaacgttgatttcctacaTCGCCAACACTccaaggtattagaatatccaagccttgtaatccataattagctggtcccctcacaatcttgtagtttctggccaagtttcgacgttcagaaatctaggtTTTTAtcgtttgtaactttttccctgtgcgggctagaAATCCAGTCGACATACCAGTAGAAtctgttcccagccaatagcatcagcctatcaaaaagataccctcaagctaagccaataatatcgcacagtccccattgggcccacgtgggaaagatccgaccacttataagaaggggtcataaaactggcatccctgtgtagccaataagaagacgagttgaatggtagcagacatggccagaaaaacctAACCCTGTGATGACTCCAGCTGTCTCAAAGCAAAAATGTGGCcttcttatggcatttcaacatttcatcaaattatgattacttatttctataaatctatgtatctacttctttcagacatgtgtgtgagtgatgtggatgtgtttttgtatttcagaagttttgtatttagcacttttttggcttttttacaaataagaaataagacaaacgcacagacatatctgttgaaatacattcatataaaatccattttataagtcttttttttttctggattttttctgttctaagttgagacatgtggctagggtactattttagtatatagcacctgtaatatgcttacagtagtgctttttattaatttttcagatgatttacttggacggaaatagaaattctgtgttctaacctctgtagctctgtgtcagtaaggcctagtgtcacactgccactagaaacaacaagttgagagtgttaacttcccaatgaactcagggtcatcccagagggccaaagcatgtggaaactggaGCACTTTTTTAAGGCTAAAAagttaggcgagaaaatcatttattttcaagtgtctctaaAGAGGttttaacatagattttctttagggcttgaTTACATGGTATCGGCTCGGTATCTCTAGTGCGTCTTCCCTATTTCTTATACCGTGGCGGGCCGCTACGGTAAAATCAACgtagaggaaacactggagagtaaaaatgaaaaagaaacttaTGTTTGTGTTCCTACATAAATGTTGACATAAGCACGTACCGTACCAGTGAGTCGTGTCTTCTACGTTGTGTGTAGATGGTGTGGATGGCAAGCAGGCTCGTCGCACCAACTCCTCCACGCCACTGGGGGAGCTGTTTGACCACGGCCTGGACAGCTGGGCCTGCATCTTCTTTGTGGCCACCGTCTACTCCATATTTGGACGCGGGGAAAGCGGCGTGGCCGTGCTCACGCTGTACTACATCCTGTGGGTGGTGCTGTTCTCGTTCATCCTCTCCCACTGGGAGAAATATAACACCGGCATCTTGTTTCTGCCATGGGGCTACGACATCAGCCAAGTGGTAagattgcacacacacacacacacacacacacacaggtaagtGACCACAGACCAGCCTTGTAATGACTTGACGTCTCATGTCCTTTCAGACCATCTCCCTGGTTTACTTGGTCACTGCCGTGGTCGGCGTGGAGAAGTGGTACCAGCCGTGCCTGTGGCACTACCTCTATAGGGACCTTTTCAGCTTCATGATCATCGGtgagctgtgattggtcacTCTGAATACACTCATTCACTAGCTGAGCTCCAGGTCAGGAACTAAAAGGACTATTTCACCTAATGGCTGAATGGTTTGATTGCAATTAGAGCCATTTAAAGGAGTTTAAAGAAATCAGAATCTGCTTTATTTGCCATttgtatgaggacacatacgaggaagttttcattgctcacaatgtgcttacacatacaaaacaataaatacacacactcttaacagaaacaatatagaggcaatagtgcaatgagtAGTGCAATGTATGCAGGAGTGAATTGTGatagttattttaaatgtggagcatagtgcaaaggatgctggttattatatcacaatatgaacagctctggaatAGAGAATGAgtgatgaataaataagtgagatatgagaatgatgagtaaGTAATAAATACGATGTGACTGTGCCACATataacaaagtattttattttaatcactaTGAACAGAGCCAGTGTGGGTCCCacccataaaaaataaaaactacaataatgaatatatttttttaatttccagtgTGTTCCTTCACTGTGACCTTACCCATGAGCCTCTACAATGTCCTGAAGTAAGTCCGCTCCTTCCTTAACGTTTCATGCCATTGGAGTATTATTGTTCCACACAGCCCTCtgaactcccccccccccccccccccccccccccccccccccccccccccccccccccccccccctgttgtTTTGCAGAGGTTACCGCGGTAACACCCTGAAGCACAGCAGCTTGTACGAAGCCTTCCTGCCCTTCCTTTCTCCCGTCCTGCTCTTCGTCCTGTCCACCGCCTGGGTGGTGCTCTCTCCATCCAACATCCTCGAGCTGCAGCCCAGGATCTTCTACCTCATGGTGGGCACGGCCTTCGCCAACGTCACGGTGAGCGCGTGCTGCTTTTTCACACACATCGCTATTTTTTGTACGCGTTTTTGACCACCACGGCAGCACACGGTACATGCCTGTCTGTCATGTTTACTCCTGTGTGAATGCGTTTTATCCCGCAGTGTAAGCTGATCGTGTGTCAGATGAGTAACACGCGTTGCCAGCCGCTGAGCTGGATGCTGCTGCCCATGACGCTGGTGGTGTTGCTATCGGTGACCGGGACGGTCGCCAACGAGACCCTCCTGCTTTACCTGTGGACGGCTGTCGTCATACTAGCACACATACACTACGGAGTTTCAGTGGTAAGAGCAGACGCGTAGaagaccaaaaaaaagtcatgtgtAGTAAATATGTAGCTGCAGCCACTCCGCATTAAGAAACTCAATTATTAACatgtaatgtcttgtttttttctgccaacTGGTCCTGGCAGAAAATAGTCTGGCCCCTAACCTCCCTTAAAACAGCAAATTTGTGCGGACTAAACGAGATTTACCGTGTTGAATAGAAAACGTTTGTAACCTTTGgatagagccaggctagctgtgtcCAGtctagctaagctaaccggtGGCTAGCTGTCACTTCATAATCAACCCTTGGGTTGCATTCCTGtcaaattgaaaattaacacttttattgatgctttttatcaatgtttttaactttttcttacatttttgtcacttttttgacgttttaaaCACTTTTAACTCTAgtcttacagttatttttggaatttatgcgAATAAACCTCATTTCTAGGaagttatacctaatgtttgactGAGCAGAAATatggaattatttagactaaaattaaaggaatagatgttgatggataatcacagaccggatatgtcaacctttactcaatactttttcaaacccacttcaattttattttttaaatgcattaaaattaaataagacacctcaaaatgaatgaaagtagagatttgtacttgccaaagagcgttgggtagaatcaatcatgtcattttgggtagttaaaaagaactctgacataggaaaatgggtcaatttgacccgaggacaacatgagggtgaaATAACAGACATGACAGTGGTATCAAGCTAAACTGCAGAcagttattttctttcttggatAACTATTTGAATGCCCCGGGGTTCAAGATAAAAGACAGAATTGAATGTCTGGTTCCTGTACttctaaatgttaaaaatgatgCCATTGTTGTTATTGAATCTCCACATGAATGAGGTtcaaaataatgttgttttcCGTTTCTAGGTAAAACAGCTCAGCAACCACTTCAGCATCTTGGCCTTCTCCCTGAAGAAGCCCAACAGTGATTGACAGGAGCAAGAACGAATCGGCTTGACGGCAGCGGAGGTTTAGGCTTCTCAGCTTATCGACACTTCACCCTCATCACCACGGAAACCGCATCCCCCGCCCTCCCCTCCATCCACGAGGATTGTGGAATGGACTGGGTTTCCACTGTCcccaaacagacagacacacacacacacacacacacacacacacacacacattcccaacCAACCAAACTCTGGTCTCTGCGATGGGGTGGGCCCAGGGGCTCTGGCTTCCGTCATTGGTGATTGGCTAACTTGGTTGAGCCAATGAGGTGCAATTGTTTCCTACGGAAATGTGCTTCAGTCATGAGGACGgccacgcagacacacacacacacgcacacacacacacacaaacaaacacacacacacacacaaacacacacatacttgtaCATATTGCTTTCATATAGCATTCAGATAATTTATAACTCGTGGCAAGTACAAACACAgccacacaaatgcacacaaacagttGCACTCACATAGTATTATGAATGTATAATATGCCTTGGGGAAACGCCATTTAAGTCTTATTATctaattattatattaacagGAATGCCTCAAGTAGTGTTGTTTCCAACCTGACCAAACCTCTAAATTGGGGCCGCATgtggctcacacacacatccacagcgGTGTCCAGAGTTTACCGGTTCAGTCACCTATTCGGTGTTTTCACGGGATCATCTTTCTGTTGGAAATCCCAGTGATTTACACACGTCAatagctaaaaaaagaaaaaatccaaaagatAGCTCCTGTGAAACATTGTACAAATTTGCCTCTAATTAATTCCACATTCTGCTCTGCGATGACGGTTGTCATGGGTAACCCGTGTTGGATTTTGTCTAACTAGGGCAAGAAAGGACCAGGGTGACCTCCTGACCTTTTGAACTCTACTAACCTTCCACTTGGCCCTCTGACAGAGCACCCGGGTCTCCCTACCTTCTGAGGTGTTGTGTCTTCATGCCGATTCGttctgttttaacttttatttatgtacatatatatacacgtatatattttgtttatctGTTGCCACGGCAA from Etheostoma cragini isolate CJK2018 chromosome 18, CSU_Ecrag_1.0, whole genome shotgun sequence encodes the following:
- the selenoi gene encoding ethanolaminephosphotransferase 1; its protein translation is MALYGYVTQEQLAGFDKYKYCAVDSNPLSVYVMHPFWNFVVKFLPTWLAPNLITFTGFMFLVLNFLMLAFYDFDFTASAAGHVHVPSWVWVAAGIFNFLAYTLDGVDGKQARRTNSSTPLGELFDHGLDSWACIFFVATVYSIFGRGESGVAVLTLYYILWVVLFSFILSHWEKYNTGILFLPWGYDISQVTISLVYLVTAVVGVEKWYQPCLWHYLYRDLFSFMIIVCSFTVTLPMSLYNVLKGYRGNTLKHSSLYEAFLPFLSPVLLFVLSTAWVVLSPSNILELQPRIFYLMVGTAFANVTCKLIVCQMSNTRCQPLSWMLLPMTLVVLLSVTGTVANETLLLYLWTAVVILAHIHYGVSVVKQLSNHFSILAFSLKKPNSDUQEQERIGLTAAEV